A genome region from Macaca nemestrina isolate mMacNem1 chromosome 15, mMacNem.hap1, whole genome shotgun sequence includes the following:
- the LOC105496341 gene encoding protein FAM83D: protein MRGRNRRGLRPASLRYWKECSQWESRGGEVRPMARACLIQRLPIKWACRLVLVRGLSRPSAAMALLSEGLDELPAACLSPCGPPNPAELFSESRRLALEELVAGGPEAFAAFLRRERLARFLNPDEVHAILRAAERPGEEGAAAAAEDSFGSSHDCSSGTYFPEQSDLEPPLLELGWPAFYQGAYRGATRVEAHFQPRGTGEGGPYGCKDALRQQLRSAREVIAVVMDVFTDIDIFRDLQEICRKQGVAVYILLDQALLSQFLDMCMDLKVHPEQEKLMTVRTITGNIYYARSGTKIIGKVHEKFTLIDGIRVATGSYSFTWTDGKLNSSNLVILSGQVVEHFDLEFRILYAQSKPISPKLLSHFQSSNKFDHLTDRKPQSKELTLGNLLRMRLARLSSTPRKADLDPEMPAEGKAERKPHDCESSTVSEEDYFNSHRDELQSRKAIDAATQTEPGEEMPRLSVSEVGTQTSITTACAGTQTAVTTRIASSQTMVWSRSTTTQTDMDENILFPQGTQSMEGSPVSKMSVSRSSSLKSSSSVSSQGSVASSTGSPASIRATDFHNPGYPKYLGTPHMELYLSDSLRNLNKERQFHFAGIRSRLNHMLAMLSRRTLFTENHFGLHSGNFSRVNLLAIRDAALYPSYQ from the exons ATGAGGGGGCGGAACCGTAGAGGCTTGCGCCCCGCCTCGCTCCGCTATTGGAAGGAATGCAGCCAATGGGAGAGTCGAGGCGGGGAGGTGCGGCCAATGGCGCGGGCCTGTTTGATTCAAAGGTTGCCTATAAAGTGGGCCTGCAGGCTGGTTCTTGTCCGAGGGCTGTCGCGTCCGAGTGCCGCTATGGCTCTGCTGTCCGAGGGCCTGGACGAACTGCCGGCTGCCTGCCTGTCTCCGTGCGGGCCGCCCAACCCGGCCGAGCTGTTCAGCGAGTCACGGCGCCTGGCTCTGGAGGAGCTGGTGGCCGGCGGCCCCGAAGCCTTCGCGGCCTTCCTGCGACGCGAGCGCCTGGCTCGCTTCCTGAACCCCGATGAGGTGCACGCCATCCTGCGCGCGGCGGAGAGGCCAGGAGAGgagggcgcggcggcggcggccgagGACTCGTTCGGCTCCTCGCATGACTGCTCGTCTGGCACCTACTTCCCCGAGCAGTCGGACCTGGAGCCGCCGCTGCTGGAGCTCGGCTGGCCCGCCTTCTACCAGGGCGCCTACCGCGGCGCCACGCGCGTCGAGGCCCACTTCCAGCCCCGCGGCACGGGCGAGGGCGGCCCCTACGGCTGCAAGGACGCTCTGCGCCAGCAGCTCCGCTCGGCGCGAGAG GTGATTGCAGTGGTAATGGATGTGTTCACAGACATCGACATCTTCAGAGACCTTCAAGAAATATGCAGGAAACAGGGAGTCGCTGTGTATATCCTTCTGGACCAGGCTCTCCTCTCTCAGTTTTTGGATATGTGCATGGATCTGAAAGTTCATCCTGAACAGGAAAAG CTGATGACAGTTCGGACTATCACAGGAAATATCTACTATGCAAGGTCAGGAACTAAAATTATTGGGAAGGTTCACGAAAAGTTCACGTTGATTGATGGCATCCGTGTGGCAACAGGCTCCTACAG TTTTACATGGACAGATGGCAAATTAAACAGCAGTAACTTGGTAATTCTGTCTGGCCAAGTGGTTGAACACTTTGATCTGGAGTTCCGAATCCTGTATGCCCAGTCCAAGCCCATCAGTCCCAAACTCCTGTCTCACTTCCAGAGCAGCAACAAGTTTGATCACCTCACCGACCGAAAACCACAGTCTAAGGAGCTCACCCTAGGCAACCTGCTGCGGATGCGGCTGGCTAGGCTCTCCAGTACTCCCAGGAAGGCGGACCTGGACCCAGAGATGCCCGCAGAGGGCAAGGCAGAGCGCAAGCCCCATGACTGTGAGTCCTCCACTGTTAGTGAGGAAGACTACTTCAACAGCCACAGGGACGAGCTCCAGAGCAGAAAGGCCATTGACGCTGCCACTCAAACAGAGCCAGGAGAGGAGATGCCAAGGCTGAGTGTGAGTGAGGTGGGAACACAAACCAGCATCACCACAGCGTGTGCTGGGACCCAGACTGCAGTCACCACCAGGATAGCAAGCTCTCAAACCATGGTTTGGTCCAGGTCGACCACCACTCAGACTGACATGGATGAGAACATTCTCTTTCCTCAAGGAACTCAATCTATGGAAGGGTCACCAGTCTCAAAAATGTCTGTATCAAGATCTTCCAGTTTGAAGTCTTCCTCCTCTGTGTCTTCCCAAGGCTCTGTGGCAAGCTCCACTGGCTCTCCTGCTTCCATCAGAGCCACTGACTTCCACAATCCTGGCTATCCCAAGTACCTGGGCACCCCCCACATGGAACTGTACTTGAGTGACTCACTTAGAAACTTGAACAAAGAGCGGCAATTCCACTTCGCTGGTATCAGGTCCCGGCTCAACCACATGCTGGCTATGCTGTCAAGGAGAACACTCTTTACTGAAAACCACTTTGGCCTTCATTCTGGCAATTTCAGCAGAGTTAATTTGCTTGCTATTAGAGATGCAGCACTTTATCCTTCCTATCAGTAA